From Demequina lutea, a single genomic window includes:
- the pyrF gene encoding orotidine-5'-phosphate decarboxylase — MAFGARLMAAMRDRGPLCVGIDPHPELLERWGLPDTPASLVAFADAILDASVDSAAAVKPNSAFYERHGSRGIAALEYTLGRAREMGLLTILDVKRGDIGSTMQGYADAYLAKGAPLEADSITVSPFLGVGSLRPAFELAEHTGKGVFILALTSNPEGASVQHAKGPDGHVADVIARAAGALNEGKEPMGSVGLVVGATVGTAIAELGIDLEAVNGPLLVPGVGAQGGTPADVARVFGNVRHRVLVSQSRGVLQAGPIVEELRGAIRAASGAAQYSLARTNVDE, encoded by the coding sequence ATGGCTTTCGGCGCCCGATTGATGGCCGCAATGCGGGACCGTGGTCCCTTGTGTGTCGGCATCGATCCGCACCCTGAGTTACTGGAGCGTTGGGGCCTTCCGGATACACCGGCGTCCCTCGTCGCCTTCGCAGATGCAATTCTCGACGCGTCAGTGGATTCGGCGGCCGCAGTGAAGCCAAATTCCGCGTTCTATGAGCGACACGGGTCTCGTGGCATCGCCGCCCTGGAATACACCCTGGGCAGGGCGCGTGAAATGGGCCTCCTCACCATCCTCGACGTGAAGCGTGGAGACATCGGCTCCACGATGCAGGGGTATGCGGACGCGTACCTCGCCAAGGGCGCTCCCCTTGAGGCGGACTCCATCACGGTGTCGCCCTTTCTTGGCGTCGGATCACTGAGGCCCGCCTTCGAGCTTGCGGAGCACACCGGCAAGGGAGTCTTCATTTTGGCGCTCACCTCGAACCCAGAGGGAGCGTCGGTGCAGCACGCGAAAGGGCCCGACGGGCACGTTGCAGACGTGATCGCACGGGCCGCCGGAGCGCTGAACGAGGGCAAGGAGCCCATGGGCTCCGTCGGGCTCGTGGTCGGGGCGACCGTCGGCACCGCGATCGCGGAGCTCGGCATTGATCTTGAGGCCGTCAACGGCCCCCTGCTGGTGCCGGGGGTCGGCGCGCAAGGCGGTACCCCTGCCGACGTTGCGAGGGTCTTTGGCAATGTCAGGCATCGAGTACTCGTCAGCCAGTCACGCGGGGTTTTGCAGGCAGGACCCATCGTTGAAGAGCTGAGAGGCGCGATTCGAGCAGCATCGGGCGCCGCCCAATACTCCCTGGCGAGGACGAATGTTGACGAGTAA
- the mihF gene encoding integration host factor, actinobacterial type, with the protein MATPELTAEQRAQALIKATAVRSARRVFKESLAKGEFALADAISRAKADEALAGIRVHDLIQCLPGIGPKRATALMEDIGISAARRVRGLGAHQVEALLARERR; encoded by the coding sequence ATGGCTACACCAGAACTGACCGCGGAGCAGAGGGCGCAAGCTCTGATCAAGGCGACGGCGGTGCGTAGCGCCAGGCGAGTCTTTAAGGAGTCGCTTGCGAAAGGCGAGTTCGCGCTCGCTGATGCGATATCTCGCGCAAAGGCCGATGAGGCCCTCGCGGGAATTCGTGTTCACGATCTCATTCAGTGTTTGCCAGGCATCGGGCCCAAGAGGGCTACGGCGCTGATGGAAGACATCGGCATCTCCGCGGCAAGGCGCGTGCGTGGACTCGGCGCGCACCAAGTCGAGGCACTGTTGGCCCGCGAGCGTCGATGA
- the gmk gene encoding guanylate kinase has translation MSRLVVVAGPSAVGKGTLVAALRAKRDDVWVSVSATTRQPRPGERDGLQYYFVTDDEFSRMIDAGELLEWAVVHGMHRYGTPRKAVEERLAMDMSVVLEIDLQGARQVKRTMPEALFVFIAPPTFEDLVDRLAIRGTEGDEERQRRLHTAREELAAVDEFDVTVVNDRLDDAVAELEAIVASAR, from the coding sequence ATGAGCAGACTCGTCGTTGTCGCGGGTCCGTCTGCAGTTGGCAAGGGGACCCTCGTCGCCGCGCTTCGCGCGAAGCGTGACGACGTATGGGTTTCCGTGTCGGCGACGACGCGGCAGCCTCGGCCGGGTGAACGAGACGGATTGCAGTACTACTTCGTGACTGACGACGAGTTTTCCCGCATGATCGACGCAGGGGAGTTGCTCGAGTGGGCAGTTGTCCACGGCATGCATCGATACGGAACCCCGCGCAAGGCGGTCGAGGAGCGCTTGGCCATGGACATGTCCGTGGTGCTTGAGATCGACCTGCAAGGTGCGCGTCAGGTAAAACGGACGATGCCAGAGGCGCTGTTCGTGTTCATTGCGCCCCCGACGTTCGAGGACTTGGTCGACCGCTTGGCCATCCGAGGCACCGAAGGCGACGAGGAACGACAGCGCCGACTTCACACCGCACGCGAGGAGCTTGCCGCCGTGGATGAGTTCGACGTCACCGTGGTCAACGACCGCCTTGACGACGCTGTGGCGGAGCTGGAGGCCATCGTGGCCTCGGCACGCTAG